In one Eulemur rufifrons isolate Redbay chromosome 14, OSU_ERuf_1, whole genome shotgun sequence genomic region, the following are encoded:
- the MLXIPL gene encoding carbohydrate-responsive element-binding protein isoform X1, translating into MAGALAGLAAGLQVPRVVPSPDSDSDTDSEGPSLRRSTSGLLRSQVIHSGHFMVSSPHSDSLTRRRDQEGPVGHSDFGPRSIDPTLTRLFECLSLAYSGKLVSPKWKNFKGLKLLCRDKIRLNNAIWRAWYIQYVERRKSPVCGFVTPLQGPEADAHRKPEAVVLEGNYWKRRIEVVMREYHKWRIYYKKRLRKSSREGDLLAPKQAEGRWPPPERWCEQLFSSVVPVLLGGPEEEPGGRQLLDLDCFLSDISDTLFTMTQPSPSPLQLPPEDAYVGNADMIQPDLTPLQPSLDDCMEISDFFTNYRPPQTPTPSNFPEPPGFSPMADSLFNAGILSPEVPPASSGMTHLSGHGRLQVRNSSPGPLDASAFLSSDFLLPEDPKPKLPPPLAPPPLLQYPPPAKVRGLEPCPPPPFPPMAPPPTVLQEEPLFSPRFPFPTVPPGPGVPPLPIPAAFPPTPQPIPGPAATPFPINLLASSCPEPPFGPCFSMPQGTWPRGKPPAPSPRGRKASPPTLAPATANPTATAGGSNPCLTQLLTAAKPEQALEPPLVSSALLRPPASPETVPEFPCTFFPPTPAPTPPRPPPGPATLAPSRPLIVPKAERLSPPAPSGKEGLQGLGESKGCREKPEEGGTASGARMRGAGQWDPLPCVGLSVGLSVPAAGSERRLSGELNSAPSPGALSVRVSPPQPILSRGRADNNKTENRRITHISAEQKRRFNIKLGFDTLHGLVSTLSAQPSLKVSKATTLQKTAEYIVMLQQERAAMQEEAQQLRDEIEELNAAINLCQQQLPATGVPITHQRFDQMRDMFDDYVRTRTLHNWKFWVFSVLIRPLFESFNGMVSTASLHSLRQTSLAWLDQYCSLPALRPTVLNSLRQLSTSTSILTEPGRIPEQATRAVTEGTLGKPL; encoded by the exons ATGGCTGGGGCGCTGGCAGGGCTGGCCGCGGGCTTGCAGGTCCCGCGGGTCGTCCCCAGCCCGGACTCGGACTCGGACACAGACTCGGAGGGCCCGAGTCTCCGGCGCAGCACAAGCGGGCTGCTCCGCTCGCAGGTCATCCACAGCGGTCACTTCATGGTGTCGTCGCCGCACAGCGACTCGCTGACCCGGCGGCGCGACCAGGAGGGACCCGTAGGGCACTCCGACTTCGGGCCGCGCAGCATCGACCCCACACTCACTCGCCTCTTCGAGTGCTTGAGCCTGGCCTACAG TGGCAAGCTGGTGTCACCCAAGTGGAAGAATTTCAAAGGCCTCAAGCTGCTCTGCAGAGACAAGATCCGCCTCAACAACGCCATCTGGAGGGCCTGGTATATCCAGT ATGTGGAGCGGAGGAAGAGCCCCGTGTGTGGCTTCGTGACCCCCCTGCAGGGGCCGGAGGCTGATGCGCACCGGAAACCGGAG GCCGTCGTCCTGGAGGGGAACTACTGGAAGCGGCGCATCGAGGTGGTGATGCGCGAGTACCACAAGTGGCGCATCTACTACAAGAAGCGG CTCCGTAAGTCCAGCAGGGAAGGGGATCTCCTGGCCCCTAAGCAG GCGGAAGGCAGGTGGCCACCGCCGGAGAGATGGTGCGAGCAGCTCTTCTCCAGCGTGGTGCCCGTGCTGCTGGGGGGCCCAGAAGAGGAGCCTGGCGGGCGGCAGCTCCTGGACCTCGACTGCTTTCTGTCGGACATCTCCGACACGCTCTTCACCATGACTcagcccagcccctcacccctgcAGCTGCCCCCCGAGGACG CCTATGTCGGCAATGCTGACATGATCCAGCCAGACCTGACGCCGCTGCAGCCCAGCCTGGATGACTGCATGGAGATCTCAG ATTTCTTCACCAACTACCGCCCCCCGCAGACGCCCACGCCTTCAAACTTCCCAGAGCCCCCCGGCTTTAGCCCCATGGCCGATTCCCTCTTCAACGCTGGGATCCTGAGCCCAGAGGTGCCCCCGGCCTCCTCCGGCATGACCCACCTCTCAGGACACGGCCGCCTGCAG GTTCGGAACAGCAGCCCTGGCCCCTTGGATGCCAGTGCCTTCCTGAGCTCTGATTTCCTCCTTCCTGAAGACCCCAAGCCCAAGCTCCCACCCCCTCTggcaccccctcctctcctccaatATCCTCCCCCTGCCAAGGTGCGGGGCCTGGAGCCTTGCCCTCCACCCCCCTTCCCTCCCATGGCTCCACCCCCCACTGTGCTGCAGGAAGAGCCTCTCTTCTCTCCCAGGTTTCCTTTCCCCACTGTCCCTCCTGGCCCAGGAGTGCCCCCACTGCCTATTCCCGCagccttcccacccaccccacagCCCATCCCAGGCCCTGCCGCCACCCCATTCCCCATAAACcttctggcctcaagctgtcCAGAGCCCCCTTTTGGGCCTTGCTTCTCCATGCCTCAGGGCACGTGGCCCAGAGGCAAGCCCCCGGCCCCATCCCCTAGGGGACGGAAAGCCAGCCCCCCTACCTTGGCCCCTGCCACGGCCAACCCCACTGCCACTGCTGGGGGCAGCAACCCCTGCCTCACACAGCTGCTCACTGCAG CCAAGCCCGAGCAAGCCCTGGAACCACCACTCGTGTCCAGTGCCCTCCTCCGGCCCCCAGCGTCCCCG GAGACGGTCCCCGAATTCCCCTGCACCTTCTTTCCCCCAACCCCGGCCCCTACACCACCCCGGCCACCTCCGGGACCAGCCACACTGGCCCCATCCAGGCCTCTGATTGTCCCCAAGGCAGAGCGGCTCTCACCCCCAGCACCCAGCGGTAAAGAGGGGCTGCAGGGACTGGGGGAGTCCAAGGGATGCAGGGAGAAGCCGGAAGAAGGGGGCACTGCATCTGGGGCCAGGATGAGAGGAGCAGGGCAATGGGACCCTCTCCCCTGTGTCGGTCTGTCTGTGGGTCTGTCTGTCCCGGCCGCAGGCAGCGAGCGGCGGCTGTCGGGGGAGCTCAACTCCGCGCCAAGTCCAGGGGCTCTGAGTGTCCGCGTCTCACCGCCTCAACCCATCCTAAGCCGGGGCCGTGCAGACAACAACAAG ACCGAGAACCGGCGCATCACACACATCTCCGCGGAGCAGAAGCGGCGCTTCAATATCAAGCTGGGGTTTGACACCCTTCACGGGCTTGTGAGCACACTCAgcgcccagcccagcctcaaG GTGAGCAAAGCCACCACGCTGCAGAAGACAGCGGAGTACATTGTCATGCTGCAGCAGGAGCGGGCGGCCATGCAGGAGGAGGCCCAGCAGCTGCGGGACGAGATCGAGGAGCTCAACGCTGCCATTAA CCTGTGCCAGCAGCAGCTGCCTGCTACAGGGGTGCCCATCACACACCAGCGTTTCGACCAGATGCGAGACATGTTTGATGACTATGTCCGAACCCGGACGCTGCACAACTGGAAGTTCTGGGT GTTCAGCGTCCTCATCCGGCCTCTGTTCGAGTCCTTCAATGGCATGGTGTCCACAGCAAGCCTGCACAGCCTCCGCCAGACCTCGCTGGCCTGGCTGGACCAGTACTGCTCCCTGCCTGCTCTGCGGCCAA ctgTCCTGAACTCCCTGCGCCAGCTGAGCACATCTACCAGCATCCTGACCGAACCGGGCCGCATCCCTGAGCAAGCCACGCGGGCAGTCACAGAGGGCACCCTCGGCAAACCTCTGTAG
- the MLXIPL gene encoding carbohydrate-responsive element-binding protein isoform X2: MAGALAGLAAGLQVPRVVPSPDSDSDTDSEGPSLRRSTSGLLRSQVIHSGHFMVSSPHSDSLTRRRDQEGPVGHSDFGPRSIDPTLTRLFECLSLAYSGKLVSPKWKNFKGLKLLCRDKIRLNNAIWRAWYIQYVERRKSPVCGFVTPLQGPEADAHRKPEAVVLEGNYWKRRIEVVMREYHKWRIYYKKRLRKSSREGDLLAPKQAEGRWPPPERWCEQLFSSVVPVLLGGPEEEPGGRQLLDLDCFLSDISDTLFTMTQPSPSPLQLPPEDAYVGNADMIQPDLTPLQPSLDDCMEISDFFTNYRPPQTPTPSNFPEPPGFSPMADSLFNAGILSPEVPPASSGMTHLSGHGRLQVRNSSPGPLDASAFLSSDFLLPEDPKPKLPPPLAPPPLLQYPPPAKVRGLEPCPPPPFPPMAPPPTVLQEEPLFSPRFPFPTVPPGPGVPPLPIPAAFPPTPQPIPGPAATPFPINLLASSCPEPPFGPCFSMPQGTWPRGKPPAPSPRGRKASPPTLAPATANPTATAGGSNPCLTQLLTAAKPEQALEPPLVSSALLRPPASPQETVPEFPCTFFPPTPAPTPPRPPPGPATLAPSRPLIVPKAERLSPPAPSGSERRLSGELNSAPSPGALSVRVSPPQPILSRGRADNNKTENRRITHISAEQKRRFNIKLGFDTLHGLVSTLSAQPSLKVSKATTLQKTAEYIVMLQQERAAMQEEAQQLRDEIEELNAAINLCQQQLPATGVPITHQRFDQMRDMFDDYVRTRTLHNWKFWVFSVLIRPLFESFNGMVSTASLHSLRQTSLAWLDQYCSLPALRPTVLNSLRQLSTSTSILTEPGRIPEQATRAVTEGTLGKPL, translated from the exons ATGGCTGGGGCGCTGGCAGGGCTGGCCGCGGGCTTGCAGGTCCCGCGGGTCGTCCCCAGCCCGGACTCGGACTCGGACACAGACTCGGAGGGCCCGAGTCTCCGGCGCAGCACAAGCGGGCTGCTCCGCTCGCAGGTCATCCACAGCGGTCACTTCATGGTGTCGTCGCCGCACAGCGACTCGCTGACCCGGCGGCGCGACCAGGAGGGACCCGTAGGGCACTCCGACTTCGGGCCGCGCAGCATCGACCCCACACTCACTCGCCTCTTCGAGTGCTTGAGCCTGGCCTACAG TGGCAAGCTGGTGTCACCCAAGTGGAAGAATTTCAAAGGCCTCAAGCTGCTCTGCAGAGACAAGATCCGCCTCAACAACGCCATCTGGAGGGCCTGGTATATCCAGT ATGTGGAGCGGAGGAAGAGCCCCGTGTGTGGCTTCGTGACCCCCCTGCAGGGGCCGGAGGCTGATGCGCACCGGAAACCGGAG GCCGTCGTCCTGGAGGGGAACTACTGGAAGCGGCGCATCGAGGTGGTGATGCGCGAGTACCACAAGTGGCGCATCTACTACAAGAAGCGG CTCCGTAAGTCCAGCAGGGAAGGGGATCTCCTGGCCCCTAAGCAG GCGGAAGGCAGGTGGCCACCGCCGGAGAGATGGTGCGAGCAGCTCTTCTCCAGCGTGGTGCCCGTGCTGCTGGGGGGCCCAGAAGAGGAGCCTGGCGGGCGGCAGCTCCTGGACCTCGACTGCTTTCTGTCGGACATCTCCGACACGCTCTTCACCATGACTcagcccagcccctcacccctgcAGCTGCCCCCCGAGGACG CCTATGTCGGCAATGCTGACATGATCCAGCCAGACCTGACGCCGCTGCAGCCCAGCCTGGATGACTGCATGGAGATCTCAG ATTTCTTCACCAACTACCGCCCCCCGCAGACGCCCACGCCTTCAAACTTCCCAGAGCCCCCCGGCTTTAGCCCCATGGCCGATTCCCTCTTCAACGCTGGGATCCTGAGCCCAGAGGTGCCCCCGGCCTCCTCCGGCATGACCCACCTCTCAGGACACGGCCGCCTGCAG GTTCGGAACAGCAGCCCTGGCCCCTTGGATGCCAGTGCCTTCCTGAGCTCTGATTTCCTCCTTCCTGAAGACCCCAAGCCCAAGCTCCCACCCCCTCTggcaccccctcctctcctccaatATCCTCCCCCTGCCAAGGTGCGGGGCCTGGAGCCTTGCCCTCCACCCCCCTTCCCTCCCATGGCTCCACCCCCCACTGTGCTGCAGGAAGAGCCTCTCTTCTCTCCCAGGTTTCCTTTCCCCACTGTCCCTCCTGGCCCAGGAGTGCCCCCACTGCCTATTCCCGCagccttcccacccaccccacagCCCATCCCAGGCCCTGCCGCCACCCCATTCCCCATAAACcttctggcctcaagctgtcCAGAGCCCCCTTTTGGGCCTTGCTTCTCCATGCCTCAGGGCACGTGGCCCAGAGGCAAGCCCCCGGCCCCATCCCCTAGGGGACGGAAAGCCAGCCCCCCTACCTTGGCCCCTGCCACGGCCAACCCCACTGCCACTGCTGGGGGCAGCAACCCCTGCCTCACACAGCTGCTCACTGCAG CCAAGCCCGAGCAAGCCCTGGAACCACCACTCGTGTCCAGTGCCCTCCTCCGGCCCCCAGCGTCCCCG CAGGAGACGGTCCCCGAATTCCCCTGCACCTTCTTTCCCCCAACCCCGGCCCCTACACCACCCCGGCCACCTCCGGGACCAGCCACACTGGCCCCATCCAGGCCTCTGATTGTCCCCAAGGCAGAGCGGCTCTCACCCCCAGCACCCAGCG GCAGCGAGCGGCGGCTGTCGGGGGAGCTCAACTCCGCGCCAAGTCCAGGGGCTCTGAGTGTCCGCGTCTCACCGCCTCAACCCATCCTAAGCCGGGGCCGTGCAGACAACAACAAG ACCGAGAACCGGCGCATCACACACATCTCCGCGGAGCAGAAGCGGCGCTTCAATATCAAGCTGGGGTTTGACACCCTTCACGGGCTTGTGAGCACACTCAgcgcccagcccagcctcaaG GTGAGCAAAGCCACCACGCTGCAGAAGACAGCGGAGTACATTGTCATGCTGCAGCAGGAGCGGGCGGCCATGCAGGAGGAGGCCCAGCAGCTGCGGGACGAGATCGAGGAGCTCAACGCTGCCATTAA CCTGTGCCAGCAGCAGCTGCCTGCTACAGGGGTGCCCATCACACACCAGCGTTTCGACCAGATGCGAGACATGTTTGATGACTATGTCCGAACCCGGACGCTGCACAACTGGAAGTTCTGGGT GTTCAGCGTCCTCATCCGGCCTCTGTTCGAGTCCTTCAATGGCATGGTGTCCACAGCAAGCCTGCACAGCCTCCGCCAGACCTCGCTGGCCTGGCTGGACCAGTACTGCTCCCTGCCTGCTCTGCGGCCAA ctgTCCTGAACTCCCTGCGCCAGCTGAGCACATCTACCAGCATCCTGACCGAACCGGGCCGCATCCCTGAGCAAGCCACGCGGGCAGTCACAGAGGGCACCCTCGGCAAACCTCTGTAG